A single Glycine soja cultivar W05 chromosome 14, ASM419377v2, whole genome shotgun sequence DNA region contains:
- the LOC114384462 gene encoding bZIP transcription factor 2-like, with the protein MFFHEEAEAVQSSYFPVLETMFTPSEIEELFSLVNEPASPGSGSGSGSQGSNRAVRSSHERKLRRMQSNRESARRSRWRKKRHLENLMNQLNRLRMENQKYRNRLFLTMHQNLLLSLENERLRSESMTLMARLSDLYQILGTMISQ; encoded by the coding sequence ATGTTCTTCCACGAAGAAGCCGAAGCGGTTCAGTCCTCATACTTTCCGGTTCTCGAAACCATGTTCACTCCAAGCGAAATAGAGGAGCTGTTTTCCCTCGTTAACGAACCGGCCAGCCCGGGGTCGGGGTCTGGATCCGGTTCGCAGGGTTCGAACCGGGCGGTCCGGTCCTCGCACGAGAGAAAGCTTAGGCGAATGCAGTCGAACCGGGAGTCGGCCAGGCGGTCCCGCTGGAGAAAGAAGCGGCATTTGGAGAACCTCATGAACCAACTGAACCGGTTGAGAATGGAAAACCAGAAATATAGAAACCGGTTATTCTTAACCATGCACCAGAATCTTCTACTCTCCCTGGAGAATGAACGTCTTAGATCCGAATCCATGACCCTTATGGCTAGACTCTCGGATCTCTATCAAATTTTAGGCACCATGATTTCACAGTAG